In a single window of the bacterium genome:
- a CDS encoding PEGA domain-containing protein yields the protein MEEEKRDEDVVERLAREFLNGMEERKKPEEPLPIYEEAKKEAYVPSYEVPLTEKEPPLPTLEEPKEEPQPTFEVPIPTFEKEEVEPYPEKEKPEIRPSDEKIEEMLAKLEEEEKGVSLPKEPVKVEEEEEEEFAEIPEAPEEEILEKRPKKTKKDLRLIKIVLIGCLLGGIIGGGVYFGKNYLKDSLKPIINLVNLNLVNKIFKPSCELRVSSNPSECDLFVDDIVKGKTPITIKKLSSGDHNIRIEKEGFKPYISVISVTSRKPIDITATLEPEIKEKIKEEIITGTGSVIVKTEPKDALIYIDGARIAKMPYFLLSGTHSIRVQKDGFSKFAKIIEIKPKEARTVFVCLTPILGSIFIDSIPRGGCVLFNGGNCGKTPLILKAIFPWKPCRITIKKNGYFDWNGITFVEPNQRTRIMASLKKSEGQRVRGLEGRESGGWGVGSQREEKGVIPYKIKEEKWIVPSLPAKREEKTIESASLLELKRAIESFKEKVKLETPVVPSFPEEPYLKREFPPVIKEKPKQQPLGGGPGYCFITSIPSQADIFLDGRLIGKTPIREFAISPGRHTLKASLSGFKDDEKEIIVSAETTNFFNFSLSK from the coding sequence TAACAGAAAAAGAACCCCCTTTACCAACCCTTGAGGAACCTAAAGAAGAGCCACAACCAACATTTGAGGTGCCTATACCGACCTTTGAAAAGGAGGAAGTAGAACCCTATCCAGAAAAGGAAAAACCAGAAATAAGGCCTTCTGATGAGAAAATAGAGGAAATGCTTGCAAAGCTGGAGGAAGAAGAAAAGGGCGTTTCTTTGCCAAAAGAGCCTGTTAAGGTAGAGGAAGAAGAGGAAGAGGAATTTGCAGAGATACCAGAAGCACCTGAAGAAGAGATATTAGAAAAGCGTCCAAAGAAAACAAAAAAGGATTTAAGGCTTATTAAGATTGTCCTTATTGGGTGTCTCCTTGGTGGAATAATAGGAGGAGGGGTCTATTTTGGGAAGAATTATTTGAAAGATTCCTTAAAGCCCATTATAAACCTTGTCAATCTTAATCTGGTTAATAAAATATTTAAACCATCCTGTGAGCTCAGGGTAAGCTCAAATCCAAGTGAATGCGATTTATTTGTTGATGATATTGTTAAGGGAAAGACACCCATTACCATTAAGAAGCTCTCATCTGGCGACCATAATATAAGAATAGAAAAAGAGGGCTTTAAGCCTTATATAAGTGTAATTAGTGTTACCTCAAGAAAGCCTATAGATATTACAGCAACCCTTGAGCCAGAGATAAAAGAAAAGATTAAGGAAGAAATTATAACTGGCACAGGGAGCGTTATAGTAAAAACAGAGCCTAAAGATGCCCTAATATACATTGATGGAGCCAGGATAGCCAAGATGCCTTACTTCCTTTTATCGGGCACACATTCAATAAGGGTGCAAAAGGATGGTTTCTCTAAATTTGCAAAGATAATAGAGATAAAACCAAAAGAGGCAAGGACGGTTTTTGTGTGTCTTACTCCTATTTTGGGAAGCATCTTTATTGATTCAATTCCAAGGGGAGGATGTGTTTTATTTAATGGCGGGAATTGTGGAAAGACCCCTCTTATCCTTAAGGCAATATTTCCCTGGAAGCCTTGCAGGATAACCATAAAGAAAAATGGCTATTTTGATTGGAATGGGATAACATTTGTTGAACCAAATCAGAGAACAAGGATAATGGCCTCCTTGAAGAAGTCAGAGGGTCAGAGGGTTAGAGGGTTAGAGGGTCGGGAGTCAGGGGGTTGGGGAGTCGGAAGTCAAAGGGAAGAAAAGGGGGTTATTCCATATAAAATAAAGGAAGAAAAATGGATTGTTCCTTCTCTACCTGCAAAAAGAGAAGAAAAAACAATAGAATCAGCTTCTCTCCTTGAGCTTAAAAGGGCGATTGAAAGTTTTAAAGAGAAGGTAAAGCTAGAAACACCTGTTGTCCCTTCTTTTCCAGAAGAGCCTTATCTAAAAAGAGAATTTCCTCCTGTAATAAAAGAAAAGCCAAAACAGCAACCACTAGGAGGAGGCCCTGGATATTGCTTTATTACATCAATTCCATCGCAGGCTGATATATTCCTTGATGGAAGGCTAATAGGAAAGACGCCAATCAGGGAATTTGCGATTAGCCCAGGAAGGCATACATTAAAAGCAAGTCTTTCTGGATTTAAGGATGATGAGAAAGAGATAATAGTGAGCGCGGAGACAACAAACTTTTTTAACTTCTCTCTTTCTAAATGA